The stretch of DNA AATTGAATCACCCCAAGGCAACAAAGGTAATTATAGCCTTCATAAATTTTTTTGTCAATGTTTTTTCTTTACACCCCGTCAGGCGATTGTTAAAGAATGCAAATCGACTAAATAAGCTCTCAGTCCTAGTTTATCCAGTTGTCCATTTTGCAAACATCTTTATCATCTTATCATATAATCTGATTGGTTTCCTTACAATTTTGCTATAATGATAATAATTAATATAATCGGTTAACTGTCCGTTTTGCAACGGATTCTCATATACCTTTTTCATATTTATTTGTAAGGAAGGAGTGAAAAAATGAAAGCTGTTGGTTTAATTGTTGAATATAATCCATTTCATAATGGACATGCTTTTCATTTAAGTGCTTCAAAGGAAGCCGCTAAGGCAGATGTTGTCATTGCAGTTATGAGTGGGAATTTCTTGCAGAGAGGGGAACCTGCACTGGTATCCAAATGGTATCGGACGAAAATGGCCTTGCTAAATGGTGTTGACATCGTTTTTGAGCTGCCATACCATTTTGCCACACAGAAGGCTGAAACATTCGCTAACGGTGCGGTATCTATTTTAGATGCAGCCGGTTGTGAGACCTTATGCTTTGGAAGTGAGAGTGGGGACATCAATTCCTTTCTTCAAACGCTTGATTACATAAAAGAAGAAGAAAAAAACCTAGATGAGGGCATAAAATACTTTATGGATACAGGTGTTAGTTATCCTAAAGCATCAGCATTAGCTTTTAATCAGTTACAAGCATCAAAAAACTACTTGGACCTAGGTAAACCCAACAACATTTTAGGTCTGGAATACATAAAGGCAATAAAACGACAAAAGAGTTCTATTAGGCCAATGACTGTGACACGGAAAAATGCCAATTATCATGATGAACATTTCACATCAGAAACTATTGCTAGTGCAACTAGTATTAGAAAAGCTATTTTTTCTCCAAAGGACGATAACCATGGTATTGACCAATATGTACCTATGGCAACAAAACAGTTATTAGAGGACTATTTCCATCATTTTCACCTGTTTCATCAATGGGAAAATTATTGGAGCTATTTACAATACCGCCTAATCCATAGCAATAGTGAAGAGCTTAGGGAAATATATGAAATGGAAGAAGGCCTCGAAAATAGGTTACAGGCTGCAGCTATCGAATCTGAGAGCTTTCAGCAATTTATGCAGAAGATAAAAACCAAAAGATATACTTGGACAAGACTTCAAAGGCTTTGCGTTCATATTTTAACTAATGCAAAAAAAATAGAAATGGACAGAAACCTAGAGAAGGCTTCCTATTTAAGACTATTAGGGATGACAACTAACGGAAGAGAATACTTAAATAAAGTGAAAAAGGATTTGAGCCTGCCTCTTTTATCCAAGCTTTCTAGCTTTAAGGAGAGCGAGATAGATCTTGATGTGAAAGCCGCTCGTGTTTATGCTCTAGGAGTCCCAAATCATTTAAAGAATGAAATGTTCAAACAAGAATTTAATCAACCACCTATTTATATAAAATAAAAGATGATGCAGCTGCACCATCTTTTTATTTTTCCTTTAATTTTTCTAAATAATCAACTGCATCGTCGAAGGTATCGATAGGAATAATTTTCATTTTTGTCTTGATATCTCGTGCAGTTTTTACCGCTGCTCGATAGTTAGAATTTTTCGCTCCATTTTCATTAGGTGCTAAGAAAATTTCTGCACCTGCTTTATCTGCAGCTACAATTTTTTGTTCAATTCCTCCAATTGGCCCTACAATTCCATCTTCACTGATTGTACCTGTCCCCGCTATTTGGTAGCCTCTTGTTAAATCTTCTTTAGTCAATTGATTATAGATTTCTAATGAAAACATAAGCCCTGCTGAAGGTCCGCCAATTTCATCAGTTCTCACCTTTACCTTAGGATCAACAAGAATTTCCTTATCGTCCACTAAAGATATTCCAATACCAACCTTATTAGGATCCTCCTTGAAACGCTCAACGTTTAAAGTTTCTGTTTTCGTTATTTTATTTCTAGAAAAAGTTAAAGTGACCTTGTCTCCTGCTTTTTT from Bacillus sp. SLBN-46 encodes:
- a CDS encoding nucleotidyltransferase; the encoded protein is MKAVGLIVEYNPFHNGHAFHLSASKEAAKADVVIAVMSGNFLQRGEPALVSKWYRTKMALLNGVDIVFELPYHFATQKAETFANGAVSILDAAGCETLCFGSESGDINSFLQTLDYIKEEEKNLDEGIKYFMDTGVSYPKASALAFNQLQASKNYLDLGKPNNILGLEYIKAIKRQKSSIRPMTVTRKNANYHDEHFTSETIASATSIRKAIFSPKDDNHGIDQYVPMATKQLLEDYFHHFHLFHQWENYWSYLQYRLIHSNSEELREIYEMEEGLENRLQAAAIESESFQQFMQKIKTKRYTWTRLQRLCVHILTNAKKIEMDRNLEKASYLRLLGMTTNGREYLNKVKKDLSLPLLSKLSSFKESEIDLDVKAARVYALGVPNHLKNEMFKQEFNQPPIYIK